The following proteins are co-located in the Paludibaculum fermentans genome:
- a CDS encoding DUF937 domain-containing protein, translated as MDLLENMLQGGGGDVVRQLAGQFGLDESQVSSAVGALLPALQGGAAHEEAAAQAAASTGLDSGLLQQLAPLLSSFLGGQQGGQGGGLLDTVTSMLDRDKDGSALDDVLGMAQKFMQKE; from the coding sequence ATGGATCTTCTGGAGAACATGCTGCAAGGCGGCGGCGGGGACGTCGTCCGGCAACTGGCCGGCCAATTCGGCCTGGACGAGAGTCAGGTGAGTTCGGCAGTGGGTGCGCTGCTACCCGCGCTGCAGGGCGGCGCGGCCCACGAAGAAGCAGCCGCGCAAGCCGCGGCGAGTACGGGGCTGGATAGCGGACTGCTGCAACAACTGGCGCCGCTGCTGAGCTCGTTCCTGGGCGGACAGCAGGGCGGCCAAGGCGGCGGACTGCTGGATACGGTGACGTCGATGCTGGACCGGGACAAGGACGGGTCGGCGCTGGATGACGTGCTGGGGATGGCCCAGAAGTTTATGCAGAAGGAATAG
- a CDS encoding NIPSNAP family protein, with protein sequence MKYQTPLLTLAIAALAATAGWMARGIPASAAETHVYELRTYHCEPGKLPNLLTRFRDHTTKIFEKHGMKNIGYWVPSDGPEHENTLIYILEHKSRDAAKASWDAFRNDPEWKKVRDASEVGGKIVTKVDSVFMDPTDYSKLR encoded by the coding sequence ATGAAATACCAAACTCCTCTCCTCACCCTAGCTATTGCAGCGCTAGCCGCCACCGCCGGCTGGATGGCGCGCGGCATTCCGGCATCCGCGGCCGAAACCCACGTCTATGAATTGCGGACCTATCACTGTGAGCCGGGCAAGCTGCCCAACCTGCTCACCCGGTTCCGTGACCACACCACGAAAATCTTTGAGAAACACGGCATGAAGAACATCGGCTACTGGGTGCCCTCCGATGGCCCGGAGCATGAGAACACGCTCATTTACATCCTGGAACACAAGAGCCGCGACGCGGCCAAGGCCTCCTGGGATGCCTTCCGGAACGATCCCGAGTGGAAGAAGGTTCGCGACGCTTCCGAGGTCGGCGGCAAGATCGTCACCAAAGTCGACTCGGTCTTCATGGACCCGACTGACTATTCCAAGCTGCGCTAG
- a CDS encoding serine hydrolase, with protein MRRRNFLSLPAMALAPSKDLLDAIRRDMLGVDADISLYAKNLDTGQSFGLRENARVRTASTIKLPIMAAVFHKVARRQLRWDRTLLLRESDKVSGSGVLHEFSAGLHLPLRDVVNVMIVVSDNTATNLILDLITADAVNAFLDTMGLKQTRSMRKVRGDGNQLKAPSGWSKAGLLEENKRFGIGSSTPFEMVSLLERLEKGEVVNAASSRAMLDILKRQQFKDGIGRRMGAMPVASKSGALDALRSDVGIVYTPKGRVALAITVDGLKQIDESQDNPGLLLISRAAQTLCRGLTGML; from the coding sequence ATGAGACGCCGGAATTTTCTATCCCTGCCCGCCATGGCGCTGGCCCCCTCAAAAGATCTGCTGGACGCCATCCGCCGCGACATGCTGGGTGTGGACGCCGATATCTCCCTCTATGCCAAGAATCTCGACACCGGCCAATCTTTCGGCCTGCGTGAGAATGCCCGCGTCCGCACCGCCAGCACCATCAAACTACCCATCATGGCGGCCGTCTTCCATAAGGTTGCCAGGCGCCAACTCCGCTGGGACCGTACCCTGCTGCTGCGTGAGTCGGACAAAGTCTCGGGCTCCGGCGTACTCCACGAATTCTCCGCCGGCTTGCACCTGCCGCTGCGCGACGTCGTGAACGTCATGATCGTGGTCAGCGACAACACGGCCACCAACCTTATTCTCGATCTCATCACCGCGGACGCGGTGAACGCTTTCCTCGACACCATGGGTCTCAAGCAGACGCGCAGCATGCGCAAGGTGCGTGGCGACGGCAATCAACTCAAGGCGCCCTCCGGTTGGAGCAAGGCCGGCCTGCTGGAAGAGAACAAGCGTTTCGGCATCGGGTCGTCCACACCGTTTGAAATGGTCAGCCTGCTGGAACGGCTGGAGAAAGGCGAGGTCGTGAATGCCGCCTCCAGCCGGGCCATGCTCGACATCCTGAAGCGCCAGCAGTTCAAGGACGGCATCGGCCGCCGCATGGGCGCCATGCCGGTCGCCAGCAAGTCCGGTGCCCTGGACGCTTTGCGTTCCGATGTCGGCATCGTCTATACACCCAAGGGCCGCGTCGCCCTCGCCATCACCGTCGACGGGCTCAAACAGATCGACGAGAGCCAGGACAACCCCGGCCTGCTGCTCATTTCGCGCGCCGCGCAAACCCTTTGCCGGGGACTGACAGGCATGCTATAA